One window of Trichomycterus rosablanca isolate fTriRos1 chromosome 2, fTriRos1.hap1, whole genome shotgun sequence genomic DNA carries:
- the tcf19l gene encoding transcription factor 19 isoform X2, translating into MFPGVQPCFQLLRIGSSSSGHGHSSGVSDSARDLYTFRPALAHSVFRLGRAVELCDVTLESTTVSRVHAELHVERQTDTAEEEGWKVQVKDRSSYGTWVNDVRIQQGVLLEIFDGDTLTFGGQSVRGSPEFYFLFQKVHVSPEDFDAITVPKASSFSSNIKNRIRTSVDCKPEPSLDISKLSINKATVILNSIGSLSKINGSCWSFRRADKTTDLNSASFEALVTPSTPPTLRCVTREGIKSVLPSSKSRRKSAHTVLLEDDSLDDPVGCRTEIEGARKARGGKRRRLYKSESDIVQHTSKIESSTRMQFDTRPVMPKQNGAMYNQTNSGRLNGLPFTSIQKHDLVNMSHNKSVVGCRQQKACSLASRGRRRANSTPLCTPLVVGGENYQLAYPAVRMQKAERGKAVRLHTSTGRRGRPRKHPLPQPSLPSPSSSSSSSSSSSSSSSSSSSEEDDEDEDIGAVQGVEPCAAPHCCLPQQDTVQWVQCDDCDAWYHVDCLPSQRYRASFLHDPNAEFHCGCC; encoded by the exons ATGTTTCCTGGAGTCCAGCCGTGTTTTCAGCTGTTAAGAATTGGTTCATCGAGTAGTGGACATGGCCACAGCAGTGGTGTTTCAGACTCGGCCCGTGACCTCTATACTTTCCGACCGGCACTTGCACACTCTGTATTCCGCTTGGGCAGGGCAGTGGAGTTGTGTGATGTAACCTTGGAGTCAACAACAGTGTCACGTGTTCATGCTGAACTTCATGTTGAAAGACAGACTGATACTGCAGAAGAGGAGGGCTGGAAGGTCCAAGTGAAGGATCGAAGCAGTTATG GTACGTGGGTAAATGATGTCCGAATTCAGCAAGGTGTTCTTCTAGAGATATTTGATGGGGACACGCTAACATTTGGTGGTCAATCAGTGCGAGGAAGTCCTGAGTTTTACTTTCTTTTCCAGAAAGTTCATGTTAGTCCTGAAGACTTTGATGCCATAACAGTTCCAAAAGCAAGCTCCTTTTCATCTAACATCAAAAACCGGATCAGGACTAGTGTTGACTGCAAACCAGAGCCCAGTCTTGACATATCTAAGTTGTCCATAAACAAAGCTACAGTCATTCTAAACTCCATTGGCAGCCTGAGCAAAATAAATGGGAGTTGTTGGTCCTTTCGGAGGGCCGATAAAACCACTGATCTAAACTCCGCTTCATTTGAAGCTCTGGTGACCCCTTCAACCCCTCCTACTCTCCGTTGTGTTACCAGAGAAGGGATAAAGTCTGTCTTGCCATCATCTAAGAGTCGCCGCAAATCAGCCCACACTGTGCTTCTTGAGGATGACAGTTTGGATGATCCTGTGGGATGTAGAACTGAAATAGAGGGTGCACGGAAAGCCAGGGGTGGAAAGAGACGCCGTCTTTACAAGTCAGAGTCCGACATTGTGCAGCACACATCCAAAATAGAGTCAAGCACAAGGATGCAATTTGACACCAGACCTGTTATGCCCAAGCAAAATGGTGCAATGTATAACCAAACTAACAGTGGAAGGCTTAATGGTCTTCCTTTTACCTCAATTCAAAAGCATGATCTTGTTAACATGAGCCACAACAAAAGTGTGGTGGGTTGCCGGCAGCAGAAAGCTTGCTCTCTAGCTTCCCGTGGCAGACGAAGGGCAAACAGCACTCCATTATGCACCCCGCTGGTGGTCGGAGGTGAAAACTACCAGCTGGCCTATCCAGCAGTAAGAATGCAAAAGGCAGAAAGAGGGAAGGCTGTAAGGCTCCATACCTCTACCGG gCGACGTGGCAGACCCAGGAAGCACCCACTGCCCCAGCCCTCTCTCCCTTCCCCCTCttcatcctcatcctcctccagctcctcctcctcatcttcatcctcctcgTCCTCAGAGGAAGATGATGAGGATGAAGATATTGGAGCAGTACAGGGTGTAGAACCATGTGCTGCACCGCATTGTTGTTTGCCGCAGCAAGACACTGTGCAATGGGTGCAATGTGACGACTGTGATGCCTGGTATCATGTGGACTGCCTTCCTAGTCAGCGCTACAGAGCGTCCTTCCTGCATGACCCCAATGCTGAATTCCACTGCGGCTGCTGCTAA
- the tcf19l gene encoding transcription factor 19 isoform X1, with translation MFPGVQPCFQLLRIGSSSSGHGHSSGVSDSARDLYTFRPALAHSVFRLGRAVELCDVTLESTTVSRVHAELHVERQTDTAEEEGWKVQVKDRSSYGTWVNDVRIQQGVLLEIFDGDTLTFGGQSVRGSPEFYFLFQKVHVSPEDFDAITVPKASSFSSNIKNRIRTSVDCKPEPSLDISKLSINKATVILNSIGSLSKINGSCWSFRRADKTTDLNSASFEALVTPSTPPTLRCVTREGIKSVLPSSKSRRKSAHTVLLEDDSLDDPVGCRTEIEGARKARGGKRRRLYKSESDIVQHTSKIESSTRMQFDTRPVMPKQNGAMYNQTNSGRLNGLPFTSIQKHDLVNMSHNKSVVGCRQQKACSLASRGRRRANSTPLCTPLVVGGENYQLAYPAVRMQKAERGKAVRLHTSTGRRRGRPRKHPLPQPSLPSPSSSSSSSSSSSSSSSSSSSEEDDEDEDIGAVQGVEPCAAPHCCLPQQDTVQWVQCDDCDAWYHVDCLPSQRYRASFLHDPNAEFHCGCC, from the exons ATGTTTCCTGGAGTCCAGCCGTGTTTTCAGCTGTTAAGAATTGGTTCATCGAGTAGTGGACATGGCCACAGCAGTGGTGTTTCAGACTCGGCCCGTGACCTCTATACTTTCCGACCGGCACTTGCACACTCTGTATTCCGCTTGGGCAGGGCAGTGGAGTTGTGTGATGTAACCTTGGAGTCAACAACAGTGTCACGTGTTCATGCTGAACTTCATGTTGAAAGACAGACTGATACTGCAGAAGAGGAGGGCTGGAAGGTCCAAGTGAAGGATCGAAGCAGTTATG GTACGTGGGTAAATGATGTCCGAATTCAGCAAGGTGTTCTTCTAGAGATATTTGATGGGGACACGCTAACATTTGGTGGTCAATCAGTGCGAGGAAGTCCTGAGTTTTACTTTCTTTTCCAGAAAGTTCATGTTAGTCCTGAAGACTTTGATGCCATAACAGTTCCAAAAGCAAGCTCCTTTTCATCTAACATCAAAAACCGGATCAGGACTAGTGTTGACTGCAAACCAGAGCCCAGTCTTGACATATCTAAGTTGTCCATAAACAAAGCTACAGTCATTCTAAACTCCATTGGCAGCCTGAGCAAAATAAATGGGAGTTGTTGGTCCTTTCGGAGGGCCGATAAAACCACTGATCTAAACTCCGCTTCATTTGAAGCTCTGGTGACCCCTTCAACCCCTCCTACTCTCCGTTGTGTTACCAGAGAAGGGATAAAGTCTGTCTTGCCATCATCTAAGAGTCGCCGCAAATCAGCCCACACTGTGCTTCTTGAGGATGACAGTTTGGATGATCCTGTGGGATGTAGAACTGAAATAGAGGGTGCACGGAAAGCCAGGGGTGGAAAGAGACGCCGTCTTTACAAGTCAGAGTCCGACATTGTGCAGCACACATCCAAAATAGAGTCAAGCACAAGGATGCAATTTGACACCAGACCTGTTATGCCCAAGCAAAATGGTGCAATGTATAACCAAACTAACAGTGGAAGGCTTAATGGTCTTCCTTTTACCTCAATTCAAAAGCATGATCTTGTTAACATGAGCCACAACAAAAGTGTGGTGGGTTGCCGGCAGCAGAAAGCTTGCTCTCTAGCTTCCCGTGGCAGACGAAGGGCAAACAGCACTCCATTATGCACCCCGCTGGTGGTCGGAGGTGAAAACTACCAGCTGGCCTATCCAGCAGTAAGAATGCAAAAGGCAGAAAGAGGGAAGGCTGTAAGGCTCCATACCTCTACCGG taggCGACGTGGCAGACCCAGGAAGCACCCACTGCCCCAGCCCTCTCTCCCTTCCCCCTCttcatcctcatcctcctccagctcctcctcctcatcttcatcctcctcgTCCTCAGAGGAAGATGATGAGGATGAAGATATTGGAGCAGTACAGGGTGTAGAACCATGTGCTGCACCGCATTGTTGTTTGCCGCAGCAAGACACTGTGCAATGGGTGCAATGTGACGACTGTGATGCCTGGTATCATGTGGACTGCCTTCCTAGTCAGCGCTACAGAGCGTCCTTCCTGCATGACCCCAATGCTGAATTCCACTGCGGCTGCTGCTAA